The Styela clava chromosome 11, kaStyClav1.hap1.2, whole genome shotgun sequence genome includes the window GTTTGACGATTTAATTCCATTTTAATCTACATGCAGTTTATCCATTTGTTAAGTATAAATAAAGATTATGTATTCTTCGTTAGAGGTTCAAGGTATATTCGGGGCTTGAATGCTTTTATATTCTTTAGCTCTTGGATATGATACATTTTGTGGTGGCGAAATGGAAGGATCTTACGGAAAAGTTAAAATTCGAAATGGGGAACAAAaaccaatttattttttcacgaaGAGAGAAAATTTGTCGAAAAATTGCGTCTTTTACCAGACATTAGATGAAGGATTACATTCGCCTGCTTTCTTGCGTATTATTCTTCCGAAATTATCGCTTGAAGATGACGCGATACAGGTTTGTATCTTATTAGATGTTTAACAACATTATCTGACAGAAAACAAtggatatataaataaaaatagaaagctGTTCGTATCGCATTAAGTGTCGCAGCGATCGGCATTTACTGACGCTATTAGTGTGGCCTGTAACTTTTCTTCAGtctataatttattttgttggTGACTGCGTgtgatcttgctttgagcaattttctcaaaaaaataaattgagttAGGGGTTTTTGGATCATTTTCACCCTATGTGGTGCGTTTGGGATCTTGtgttggcgctccagaagtatgtgcaccaatatagaggtaactaattttgttcgcctattttacatcaagctgtgtaaaAGTACTGAATCTATAgtcatggggtatattcacttggctaacacagacagtcacgAACTTGTAACagaaactgaaataaggaaaatcggaataaaattatgacctaatcctaacctggtacacatactacgggagtacccttgtGTTTCATGTGTTCGAGTTAATGTTGATTGACGACAGCGTAAAAAAAATCGTTGTTATGTACTCTGTGTATTTGATGGTCGAGCTCGTGCATCTAAGTTGATACGTAATATCAGTATAATATAagttcaataaaaattataacgtactcttctattttttttttatctaaaatgtAGATTCGTGCACGAAGACAACGGCGAGGTTCAAAATGGGAAACTTTAAACACATTTTCGAATATTCAAACTTATTCTAAAATGAACGTATCAATCGATGCAATCAAGTATCCATTTGTAAAATTATTGATCCCCAGAAATTTAACCCTGATTGAGCCAATTGAATATAGAAGAGTCTATCCGATAAGTAAGTCATTCAGGTATCGTTTAAGTCTTTAAGAGAGCATGAAAAGATGTTTAAAATGTCTATCAATAAAGAATTTTAATGAAGTGTTTATACCTTCGCTCGCAAACAAGGCCCCAAACCCCTTTCATGCTAACCACAGGACCATTATCTCTATTACCAACGAATCTTAAAAATGCAATGGTTCAATGCTGATTGTTATTTATGAGTTGCACTTTGGAATTGTGTATGAACCCGCACGATTTTAGATTGCGCCAAACGATGATTCATAATTGTAATTTAACAAGCTGATAGAATTTGAGCGATTGTAAAAGAATAAGAACTAGGgtgttatttttgaaaaatgataaaataaaaatggatggCATTTTGAAAATAGTGGAAAAGGGTAAAATCGTtcatttttttatctattttaaacGCAACAATCATTTTTACGAAAGTTCGATTACATTCTTGTGGATAATTATTTGTTCTTGATTGGATTCGATTACCCGCAAATACGgcttatttttaacaataaaaggaagaagttgttCATTCTTTTATATGTTTCTCCATTTTTAGATCTATACAATGGATCATTGGTACGTCATCCATTGCTGCGTTACTGTGGTCTTCACAGAGGTTTTGTTGACGTTATTCATTGCAATTTGACTGCGGAAAAAATCGCCTGCACTTTCAGATGTAAAAAATCCCATTTCCCGTTATTTATAGATAGTGATTTATATCCCAAATTTATCGGAATCTGCAGgtaatttcatttttacagTAGGGGGAAAGGATTAACCTAGCCGCATTCTCACAAAAATAGTATGAACAGTTTTTGGAAGCGGTTTCAAACGGTTTTGCTGTCTATGTACCGTATACGTATTTTATTCGCGCCAAGTAACTGATAAATTATGGTGTTGAAAATGATGAGTTGAAACAAGGCTATATCATAATActaagaacaagagagctacgcacaaatatatggacacgttagagcgaatcagtctttaccggtacctttgacgctaccggtaccctcaaaaaagttctgaatttccagtagcaagaattttgcagaatcaaaacgtacagccagtcatgacactgactaaagtccgtgttcccatggataaaatataatacagcaaaattttagacgaaatatcaaatttcatagaattcacgcaaaattttgaaatgaataaaagtaatagccttctagcgaagaaattaatctttaaccactgaaaatttcaaagcaattggtccagtattcgaagagaaaagcgattttttaaaaacgtgtcaaagaacaagaacaagaacaacaacaacgtaatattgaaacgatcgttatggccactaaacgtgtccaataagaagTCACTTATAGTTCAGGACTGCGTATGCCCCGGATGGCAACCTCCCTCGAGAACAGGCGGTGCAAATACAAAActgtaacaaatatttaaattttgttatttaggAAGAATGGCACAGTTAACTGGCCGACGCGTTCGAAACCTGTCTGTGTTTCCGAGGGGGAAATCGAACGAGGATGTTTTCCAAAAAGTGAAGAATTGGTGAGTGAAGTTACATTGCATATATATTCTTAGAATGTTATGCTTTTAGTTGAATATAAGTAATAGAATTTCGTAGTAAGAAGAGTCCGACCTATCAAAAAGTTATATAGTTTACCCGACGCGTCAAAGATTGCTGCGCATGAAAGCCTTCCGTCGAAGCAGAGCACGAGTGAGATTAATCACCGTGTAAAACCAAACATTTTCTTTCATTAGACGAATGCGTCATTGAGCCATAACATTTTGAATCTatctttttatatttagtatGATTGCAATTACCGCGACGAAGCAATCTTAAGGTGGTATGGAGAACATAACAGAACTTCTACATTTTCTGGACAGAGTTCACTTTACCAGCGTCGCAGCATCGAATGCACCCAACCGGAATCAATGCAAATTGCTGTGGTGagcaaaatgttttttaatcAACCCTGGCCCTGACCCTAATTTTCATTGTAACCTTTTTTGAAGATTACTGCGCTATCAAAATTTGCGCTCTTACTCAGGGGTAGGGAGGCTTTTCAAATACGGATTGCTCAAATCAGGGTCACGtgaactcatctctgagcaaagccAAGGACAACCACTTGGGTGCCAAGACAACTGGCAATATATAAAATTACGGCGATGCGTTACCCGTTAGTAAATAGCGATTGTTAGTCTACACTAGAACCATGATTCGAGCAACGTTTAAAATTAAATAGACTtgttgcatctcataaaatacTAGTACATTTACAATGCTCATAAGAAAAggtatacatttataaatatattttaggagAAACCATCTGCATCAACCTGTTCCGACGAATGCATAGCAAAAAAGGTAAATGGGATATGGAAATTTCTACCAGTTTGTGGAGGTATGGAAATTTTAAATACGGATATTCATAATTACGATTGATCGCAAGTCGCAACCTACCCATATGATATATACATTAAGATATGATACAACTTAAATTCCTATGAATTGCTTTGCGTCTACGAAATCTGTGACAAATTGTATCTATAATGGCAGTTTAATTTCTTTCTATTTATTACTACAATTTTAGAATTAGTTTGGATACTTTGACCGTCCGTATATCTCTTCTGCGTTTGACTCCTTTCCGCATCTGTTCAGCCATTTTACCAAATTAGGGATTTGATATGTATTGTGTCAGTTAGACATGATTGAATATTGTTCTCTACAGAAAGACCATCAGTGAGACATTGCATGGGTTGCCGACATCCGAAAAAAAGTTCTGTTTGCTTCTCAATGATGGGATTTGGTGGATGAAGAGAGGAATCGATAATGACAAAGAAAGCATTGTAGAACTGAGCATATTAACTGCCTCCTATTTATTAtattcggttccattacatttgaacccacgtacatttgaacccatgacaattgcatctgcatgctattgcacctatggattttttttgtttcacggatagttaaacccatactaaccctaacccatgggttttagcacccgcatatagattgaacccgtggatatacgcatgggttcaaatgtacatgggttcaaatgtacggtcatcaTTATATTCGTATCCAATCATATACTATACCCTATCTTGTAGCCATTATCTATTGTAGCTTTTTTATATCTGTATTCGAAGGAAGGAAGCATGAGGTTGTAGGCGGTGAACAGTTAGAATAATGATATATATGTTTTCATTTGGTAGcatttttagtttattcatATAGATAACATCGGAGATGGATAAATATATCATATTCGTATCAAATTCTATAGATCGTTTATTTCTGTTATCGATGTATCATCTCTGCTCTACAGAACCCCGTACCCTCtctagaaaatatatatatatatattttattgctgGATTATGTACAAACTTCCCATACGCATATGTCTGACAAAGAATACTCGGGACGCTTTTACTTGTGGCATAACTATATATTACTCATGCCTAAAATATACCTTTTCACATAAAATGAAACTGAATATATTGTATAATTCTTTTGatataatgaataaatgaacATAATTAAAAAGCTTGTTTTGTATTTGGTATTGTGATCACCATTTCATAGATCAATTTGGTTGTACTACATTAAAAAATACGCCATTACATTTTGTAGTAACATTTACTTACTAAAGGGTTTATATATATTCGCAATAACATTTCCAATGTTTCCTAACACAATCGGTGTTCTGGTTTCAGAACTTCTTTTTCTCTCGAGCTATGCATAGTCTTCTCATTATGATAGTCACAGAGATTATGAAACTTTTCATGGAATATATATTAACAAATTCACATGTAAATTGGCAATGCTCAATCGGCATATATTAAATCGTATAATATTGACTttaaacaataaacatatatgATTTCAGCTGCAAGTCAATTTTATGTTCTTGTGTGTAATATTTCTGGCAAGGTTTTCATCCACGATGTTACAGAATGATAAATATTACGAGGGCCTCTGGTAAAAAGAAAATATCCAGCAATGCCTGTGGTTAATGTTATGATGGCTGATGACATCAGAACTTCCCTTTTCATTTTCATCAAGTGGGGATTCGTTTCAAGTAATTTTTGTAGAATTTCTCCGCTTTTGTTCTCGTGAGGAAAAGTTTCATCCGGAATTGCAACATCCAAGAATTTGCACAAAGGTTCCCATCCATCTGAGCACTTGAATTGAAGAAACTTTTCTGGGCGTACGTTCTGAAAATAACGcaaataaaattgcaatattttaatcATACATATGTGTTCATGGTAAAAACTAGAGGCAGGTTCAAATCAGGCACCACGCAGGTAAAgacaattatttcaaaattagt containing:
- the LOC120347205 gene encoding uncharacterized protein LOC120347205; amino-acid sequence: MKNWKKSVLWTFLLIIQLHLSLGYDTFCGGEMEGSYGKVKIRNGEQKPIYFFTKRENLSKNCVFYQTLDEGLHSPAFLRIILPKLSLEDDAIQIRARRQRRGSKWETLNTFSNIQTYSKMNVSIDAIKYPFVKLLIPRNLTLIEPIEYRRVYPINLYNGSLVRHPLLRYCGLHRGFVDVIHCNLTAEKIACTFRCKKSHFPLFIDSDLYPKFIGICRKNGTVNWPTRSKPVCVSEGEIERGCFPKSEELYDCNYRDEAILRWYGEHNRTSTFSGQSSLYQRRSIECTQPESMQIAVEKPSASTCSDECIAKKVNGIWKFLPVCGERPSVRHCMGCRHPKKSSVCFSMMGFGG